Proteins encoded within one genomic window of Tidjanibacter massiliensis:
- a CDS encoding BACON domain-containing protein has translation MKKLLFIAAACLLAAACTPQDGGGETASLEVSPKSLTFGAEDTTPQEITVTATGVEWEYAVPSSADWITVDDGTAGKLLVSVAKNPTAEKRTASIRITAKDNDDLEPVSVTVTQAGSETPEVYSLTVDPAALTFEAEGAAGQSVKVTASGEGMTWSAAVDEAAKEWITLSATEGTEGETTLTVTVQDNPDTAERSANVTLTPSAESVGPKAIRVTQEAKVLPPSFSMSYNGGEIPEEGFTIHYKGETSYDVDVVPVNVEWNVKVEYEAGGSGWLEANKVESENVNKIHIACNLDKRENTSSDPRTARVVVTTNVEDIGPFEIPVMQEGKPEFLSTLEEDVDFGVLTQSRVLVYPNNDYREMPYTEWDFILWDEGISYDGVNVFTGSGDKMCLKVAGEVLTQNDDNEYYLADGTYTVVANFNSGTITPEVGQISGGAFGFSHPLFPEGTWYIRMQDDAVTGDACIREGTMTVARSGETYTLTFDFTSDAGYKVTGSFEGALNVRAQ, from the coding sequence ATGAAAAAGCTATTATTCATCGCGGCGGCCTGTCTGCTCGCCGCCGCATGTACGCCGCAGGACGGGGGCGGAGAGACCGCTTCCCTCGAGGTGTCGCCCAAGTCGCTTACTTTCGGGGCAGAGGATACGACTCCGCAGGAGATTACCGTGACCGCCACCGGCGTGGAGTGGGAATATGCCGTTCCTTCGTCGGCCGACTGGATTACCGTGGACGACGGGACGGCCGGAAAACTGCTGGTCTCGGTCGCCAAGAATCCGACGGCCGAGAAACGTACCGCTTCGATTCGGATAACTGCCAAAGATAACGATGACTTGGAACCCGTGAGCGTGACGGTTACGCAGGCCGGTTCTGAGACTCCGGAGGTCTATTCACTGACGGTAGACCCGGCGGCACTGACTTTCGAGGCCGAGGGTGCCGCAGGCCAGAGCGTGAAGGTGACCGCTTCGGGCGAGGGGATGACCTGGAGCGCCGCGGTTGATGAGGCCGCCAAAGAGTGGATAACCCTCTCTGCGACGGAAGGTACCGAAGGGGAGACGACGCTGACCGTCACGGTGCAGGACAATCCCGACACGGCGGAACGTTCGGCGAACGTCACCCTGACGCCGAGTGCGGAGTCGGTAGGCCCGAAGGCCATCCGCGTGACGCAGGAGGCCAAGGTGCTGCCCCCCTCCTTCTCGATGTCCTACAACGGCGGAGAGATTCCCGAAGAGGGATTCACCATTCACTATAAGGGAGAAACCAGCTACGATGTGGACGTGGTTCCGGTGAACGTCGAATGGAACGTGAAAGTGGAATACGAAGCCGGCGGCTCCGGCTGGCTCGAAGCCAATAAGGTTGAGAGCGAGAATGTAAACAAAATCCATATTGCCTGCAATCTCGACAAGCGGGAGAACACTTCCTCCGACCCGCGTACCGCCCGAGTGGTGGTCACCACGAATGTGGAAGATATCGGTCCGTTCGAGATTCCCGTGATGCAGGAGGGCAAGCCCGAATTCCTCAGTACGCTCGAAGAGGATGTCGATTTCGGAGTGCTTACCCAGAGCCGGGTACTGGTATATCCCAACAACGACTACAGGGAGATGCCTTATACCGAGTGGGATTTCATTTTGTGGGACGAGGGTATCTCATACGACGGGGTAAATGTGTTTACAGGCTCCGGCGATAAGATGTGCCTGAAGGTTGCCGGCGAGGTATTGACTCAGAACGATGACAACGAATATTATCTGGCGGACGGAACCTATACGGTAGTCGCCAACTTCAATAGCGGAACGATAACGCCTGAAGTCGGTCAAATCAGCGGCGGTGCGTTCGGTTTCTCCCATCCGCTTTTCCCGGAAGGTACGTGGTATATCCGGATGCAGGATGATGCCGTAACGGGTGATGCCTGCATCAGGGAAGGTACGATGACCGTGGCCCGCAGCGGGGAGACCTACACGCTGACGTTCGACTTTACGAGCGATGCCGGCTACAAGGTGACCGGTTCGTTCGAGGGTGCGCTCAATGTTCGTGCCCAATAA
- a CDS encoding BACON domain-containing protein, with protein sequence MKKNAILIRLAAAALVLSGGCTTNPAEEVHYVNVSQAACSFLGEGSEPLAIVVDAAPAQWTAEPGASWVKVERTDATTLTVTVDDNDTGTERSADITVQAGEAVRPIRVYQLPKDNSIARYRTTNTFDNGTAVVSPSGRYVGGFESTLLEDGNTFEFWPVIIDVEADERIVLGPVHQSLHMLHEPHAISDQGLLFIADGQNGGQVAFDITGNSFVPEIPEGYKTLPEIQAVSADGRYWVGYSKNNDGLHYTLVWEDGVLAKQLPMPDKNFVGEDFWYGILGRGISADGSVIYGTTWENWDFGMVYWKDWQNGGQAEYVGKDVHVRKVEKALDSQGLEYDYYCADGMICQANRTNISPSGKWIAGSYRTWTLAENRMDAVTSQVAAFYDVETETTVIVDEYGESTGTHVTDDGIGFIGLGSLGISSGRVYDCNTRTDLGTTQEWVYDNYGIIIPNCYVTSISPDGTVVFGRYLESSAGGHMKFPGWYVAPPVAE encoded by the coding sequence ATGAAAAAAAATGCAATTCTGATTCGATTGGCGGCCGCCGCCCTTGTGCTGTCGGGCGGTTGTACGACCAATCCGGCCGAGGAGGTTCATTACGTGAATGTCAGCCAGGCGGCCTGTTCGTTCCTGGGCGAGGGGAGCGAACCGCTCGCCATTGTCGTGGATGCGGCTCCGGCCCAGTGGACGGCCGAGCCCGGCGCATCCTGGGTGAAAGTGGAACGTACCGATGCGACCACCCTTACCGTTACGGTGGATGACAACGATACGGGAACGGAGCGGAGTGCCGATATTACCGTGCAGGCGGGTGAAGCCGTAAGGCCAATCCGGGTTTATCAACTTCCCAAGGACAACAGCATCGCCCGTTACCGTACGACGAATACTTTCGACAACGGAACTGCGGTGGTCTCCCCGAGCGGCAGGTATGTGGGCGGCTTCGAATCGACGCTGCTGGAGGATGGCAATACGTTTGAGTTCTGGCCGGTCATCATCGATGTGGAGGCCGACGAACGGATTGTGCTCGGTCCCGTTCACCAGTCGCTCCACATGCTTCACGAGCCCCACGCGATAAGCGACCAGGGACTGCTGTTCATCGCCGACGGGCAGAACGGCGGGCAGGTCGCTTTCGACATCACGGGCAATTCGTTCGTGCCGGAGATTCCTGAGGGGTATAAGACGCTTCCCGAAATACAGGCGGTTTCCGCCGACGGCAGGTATTGGGTCGGCTATTCCAAAAACAACGACGGACTGCACTATACATTGGTGTGGGAGGACGGCGTATTGGCCAAACAGCTCCCCATGCCGGACAAGAATTTCGTCGGAGAGGATTTCTGGTACGGTATTCTGGGGCGCGGCATCTCCGCCGACGGTTCCGTCATCTACGGTACGACGTGGGAGAACTGGGACTTCGGCATGGTCTATTGGAAGGATTGGCAGAACGGCGGCCAGGCGGAATACGTCGGAAAGGATGTGCATGTGCGGAAGGTCGAGAAGGCACTGGACAGCCAGGGGCTCGAATACGATTACTATTGTGCGGACGGCATGATTTGTCAGGCGAACCGCACCAACATCAGCCCCTCGGGCAAATGGATAGCCGGGTCGTACCGGACGTGGACCCTCGCCGAAAACCGGATGGATGCGGTGACGTCGCAGGTTGCCGCCTTCTATGACGTCGAAACGGAAACCACCGTCATCGTGGACGAGTACGGTGAATCGACCGGAACGCACGTGACCGACGACGGCATCGGATTCATCGGCCTCGGTTCGCTCGGCATCTCCTCCGGCCGCGTTTACGACTGCAATACGCGGACCGACCTCGGTACGACGCAGGAGTGGGTGTACGATAACTACGGCATCATCATCCCGAACTGCTATGTCACCAGCATCTCTCCCGACGGAACGGTAGTCTTCGGCCGGTATCTGGAGTCTTCGGCCGGCGGACACATGAAGTTCCCCGGATGGTACGTGGCTCCGCCCGTGGCGGAGTAA
- a CDS encoding BACON domain-containing protein: MKRLLLLMLLPAVATVLGGCRKERQEAMTLSITPSGPIVYEAEGGTTKVTVTTNQKTWEVQAARNQKWCTVEEVEGSSFVVKASVNKNREEERQTKVTVTTGTGRDAKRVVLEVTQRKAQAPFDIKITEITDTEATITVVPRDKENRYFCDIIEKNSLQYFNDDIGEFVSQLMDFAASWYGSMEAAVLILTGKGEQTKTINKLQPGVECVGYAVGLSEDGKMNTEIESVDFWTQKAQTDKNGQQIEAVGDRIWWENRIGKE; this comes from the coding sequence ATGAAAAGATTGTTATTGCTTATGCTCCTTCCGGCGGTGGCTACTGTCTTGGGGGGATGCCGGAAAGAGAGGCAGGAAGCCATGACCTTGTCCATTACTCCGTCCGGGCCTATCGTGTATGAAGCGGAAGGCGGAACGACGAAAGTAACCGTGACGACGAATCAGAAGACATGGGAGGTACAGGCCGCTCGAAATCAGAAGTGGTGCACGGTCGAGGAGGTGGAAGGTTCGAGTTTCGTGGTGAAGGCCAGCGTCAATAAGAACAGAGAAGAAGAGAGGCAAACGAAAGTTACGGTGACTACCGGAACAGGTCGTGATGCCAAACGAGTCGTATTGGAGGTAACCCAACGGAAAGCTCAGGCGCCGTTTGATATAAAAATCACCGAGATTACCGATACGGAAGCGACCATAACGGTTGTGCCGCGCGATAAGGAGAACCGTTACTTCTGTGATATCATAGAAAAGAATTCGCTCCAGTATTTTAATGATGATATAGGTGAGTTTGTGAGTCAGTTGATGGATTTCGCCGCATCGTGGTATGGAAGCATGGAGGCCGCGGTTTTGATACTAACCGGTAAGGGCGAACAGACGAAGACGATTAATAAATTGCAACCGGGTGTCGAGTGTGTGGGTTATGCGGTCGGATTGAGTGAGGACGGTAAAATGAATACGGAGATAGAGAGCGTCGATTTCTGGACACAGAAAGCGCAGACGGATAAGAATGGGCAGCAGATAGAGGCTGTCGGTGATAGAATATGGTGGGAAAATAGAATCGGTAAAGAATAA
- a CDS encoding YncE family protein, with product MKRISGYILKTAVRALLCGAVFSVGGCMKYGPVPEEHFSYPMPPGEEPEGVFIVCEGNFMYGNASLSFYLPSSGELQNEVFARANGMKLGDVAQSMTIHDGTAYIVVNNSGIVFGIDPETFRIERVIRGIGSPRYICFNDSVAYVTSLYEPRIAVVDVATAAVADYIETPDHTSTEQMAIWGDTLYVSCWSYDDAVLMVDLTSGEVVGEIGVRSQPRQIALDGDGRLWVLTDGGYGEGSSPKPPALYRIDAASGSIEREFVFRMGDTPRGLAVGAGGDTVYFLNGDVWRMDTDAEELPREPFIPASNTIYYALGVDPRRGDIYVGDAIDYQQQGVVYRFSADGRGLDTLRVGIIPTDFCFR from the coding sequence TTGAAAAGGATTTCCGGATATATTCTGAAAACGGCGGTACGGGCCCTTCTGTGCGGTGCCGTCTTCTCGGTGGGCGGATGTATGAAGTACGGCCCCGTACCCGAGGAGCACTTCTCGTATCCGATGCCTCCGGGGGAGGAGCCCGAAGGGGTCTTCATCGTCTGCGAGGGTAACTTCATGTACGGGAACGCGTCGCTCTCTTTCTATCTTCCTTCCTCCGGCGAGTTGCAGAACGAGGTCTTCGCCCGGGCCAACGGGATGAAACTCGGCGACGTGGCGCAGTCGATGACGATACACGACGGGACGGCCTACATCGTGGTGAATAATTCGGGCATCGTTTTCGGAATCGACCCGGAGACGTTCCGGATAGAGCGGGTGATACGGGGTATCGGCTCGCCGCGCTATATCTGTTTCAACGACAGCGTGGCTTATGTGACTTCGTTGTATGAGCCCCGGATTGCGGTGGTGGATGTTGCAACGGCTGCCGTGGCGGATTATATCGAGACGCCCGACCACACCTCTACCGAGCAGATGGCCATATGGGGCGATACGCTCTATGTGTCGTGCTGGTCGTACGACGATGCCGTTTTGATGGTGGATTTGACCTCCGGTGAGGTGGTGGGAGAGATAGGGGTGCGGAGCCAGCCGCGCCAGATTGCGCTCGACGGCGATGGCCGGTTGTGGGTGCTTACCGACGGCGGATACGGCGAGGGCAGTTCCCCGAAGCCGCCCGCGCTTTACCGCATCGATGCGGCTTCGGGGAGCATAGAGCGGGAATTCGTCTTCCGTATGGGCGATACGCCGCGGGGACTCGCTGTCGGAGCTGGGGGAGATACGGTCTACTTCCTCAACGGGGATGTATGGCGCATGGATACGGATGCGGAGGAGTTGCCCCGGGAGCCTTTCATCCCGGCGTCGAATACCATTTACTATGCGCTGGGAGTGGACCCGCGCCGCGGCGACATCTATGTCGGCGACGCCATAGACTATCAGCAACAGGGGGTGGTTTACCGCTTTTCGGCCGACGGGCGTGGATTGGATACGCTGCGGGTCGGGATTATTCCGACGGATTTTTGTTTCAGATGA
- a CDS encoding BACON domain-containing protein: MKKFLYLAAACLLAACNGGDEPEQQPSLEVKPLQLDFAAADAAPQEITVTAVGVEWEYILSGGASEWVTVDDSREGVLTVSVADNPAQERRTASLAVNPQGNIKVKPRSVTIAQAGNDTPVVYSLTVEPAALTFEPENAPAQEVKVTTEGEGLTWSTEVEEVARGWITVTERDGGFTVVVADNPGQAPRSGNITVVPDSEAASPKVVRVTQQELVLPPSLDIALNNGASPEEGFVLDYRGQTDGDYNILVTAVNVEWRVSVRYESGTDEGWINANAIDFDDDTRVSIVGGIENESPEPRVGWVVVSSDAEGVGPYEVKVTQEGKPDFISTLEEDVDFGQFTKSRIIVSPNDDWRHDEVTAWEIMCWDEGVEFIENPPFPEQPRFEGTGGRISFMLITEVLEKNDDNVYILPDGIYTVVANFDDNPDLKQPGNISAGVAGTYLHPIWPRYAWFVRMENGVYNGEACIRSGTMTVTNIGEDEYEIVFEFESDAGYRVEGSYKGTFDIRVG; this comes from the coding sequence ATGAAAAAGTTTTTATATCTGGCGGCAGCCTGCCTGCTGGCCGCCTGCAACGGCGGGGATGAACCCGAACAGCAGCCGTCGCTGGAGGTAAAGCCGCTCCAGCTCGATTTCGCCGCGGCGGACGCGGCCCCGCAGGAAATCACCGTAACGGCGGTCGGTGTGGAGTGGGAGTACATACTCTCCGGAGGCGCTTCGGAGTGGGTGACGGTGGACGACAGCAGGGAGGGTGTCCTGACCGTTTCCGTGGCGGACAACCCCGCACAGGAGAGGCGCACCGCCTCCCTGGCGGTGAATCCGCAGGGGAATATCAAGGTCAAACCGCGCAGCGTGACAATAGCCCAGGCCGGGAACGATACGCCTGTCGTCTATTCGCTGACGGTGGAACCCGCCGCACTCACCTTCGAGCCTGAGAACGCTCCGGCGCAGGAGGTGAAGGTGACCACCGAAGGCGAGGGACTTACGTGGAGCACCGAAGTGGAGGAGGTCGCACGCGGGTGGATTACCGTTACCGAACGTGACGGCGGATTCACGGTGGTTGTTGCGGACAATCCCGGACAGGCCCCCCGTTCGGGGAACATCACCGTCGTGCCGGACAGCGAGGCAGCCTCGCCGAAGGTGGTGCGGGTGACGCAGCAGGAGCTGGTACTGCCTCCGTCGCTCGACATAGCGCTGAATAACGGCGCATCCCCCGAGGAGGGATTCGTCCTCGATTACCGCGGACAGACAGACGGCGATTACAATATTCTGGTCACTGCCGTCAATGTCGAGTGGCGTGTATCGGTACGGTACGAGTCCGGTACGGACGAAGGGTGGATTAACGCTAATGCCATTGATTTTGATGACGATACCCGTGTGAGCATTGTCGGTGGTATCGAGAACGAATCCCCTGAGCCCCGTGTCGGCTGGGTGGTCGTCTCTTCCGATGCGGAGGGGGTGGGTCCCTATGAAGTAAAGGTAACGCAGGAGGGAAAACCCGACTTCATCAGTACGCTGGAGGAGGATGTCGATTTCGGCCAATTTACCAAGAGCAGGATTATTGTCAGTCCGAATGACGACTGGCGTCATGACGAGGTGACCGCATGGGAGATAATGTGTTGGGATGAAGGTGTTGAATTTATAGAAAATCCGCCCTTCCCGGAGCAGCCTCGCTTCGAAGGCACGGGAGGCAGAATCTCTTTCATGTTAATCACGGAAGTGTTGGAGAAGAATGACGACAATGTGTATATTCTGCCGGACGGCATCTATACCGTCGTGGCGAACTTCGACGACAATCCCGACCTGAAGCAGCCCGGCAATATCAGCGCCGGCGTCGCAGGGACTTACCTGCACCCCATATGGCCGCGCTACGCATGGTTCGTCCGCATGGAGAACGGCGTTTACAACGGCGAGGCCTGTATCCGGAGCGGTACTATGACCGTGACGAATATCGGTGAGGATGAGTACGAAATCGTGTTCGAGTTTGAAAGCGATGCCGGATACCGTGTAGAGGGTTCCTATAAGGGAACGTTCGATATCCGGGTAGGTTGA
- a CDS encoding riboflavin synthase, producing MFSGIVERMATVADIREDGENKTFTMRSEIAEELRIDQSISHNGVCLTVESIANDTYTVTAIYETLIKSNLGLLRPGDRVNIERSMRPDALLDGHIVQGHVDQTATCTAVESADGSYYYTFEYEQHGDNVTVEKGSVAVNGVSLTVVNSRSGSFQVAIIPYTYEHTNFKDIRPGSVVNIEFDIIGKYIARLMKGYTEGR from the coding sequence ATGTTTTCAGGGATAGTAGAGAGGATGGCCACCGTCGCGGACATCCGGGAAGATGGAGAAAACAAGACCTTCACCATGCGGAGCGAGATAGCCGAAGAGCTCCGGATAGACCAGAGCATCTCCCACAACGGCGTCTGCCTGACCGTGGAATCCATTGCGAACGACACCTATACGGTGACCGCCATATACGAAACACTCATCAAATCCAACCTCGGCCTGCTCCGGCCGGGCGACCGGGTGAACATCGAACGCAGCATGCGGCCGGACGCCCTGCTCGACGGACACATCGTGCAGGGGCATGTGGACCAGACAGCCACCTGCACCGCCGTGGAGAGCGCCGACGGCAGCTACTACTACACGTTCGAATACGAACAGCACGGCGACAACGTGACGGTCGAAAAGGGTTCGGTAGCAGTGAACGGCGTCAGCCTCACGGTAGTGAACTCCCGCAGCGGCTCCTTTCAGGTAGCCATCATCCCCTACACCTACGAGCATACGAACTTCAAGGATATCCGGCCGGGGTCGGTAGTCAATATCGAATTCGACATCATCGGCAAATACATCGCCCGGCTGATGAAAGGCTATACGGAAGGCCGTTAG
- a CDS encoding BACON domain-containing protein — MKKNLFFSTLLLVTAVLMGGCRQEEPKTAPPTLSIEPAEALVFEATGGTRVIAVTTNQDTWRVLSDQTWCVAQAADDASFTVTAGINESPDDMPRAKVTVTAGTGNNARTVVLEVYQRGAEEVVPEEPPFGITLSNITATGVDMRVVPLDAAGSYYFDVIAKATLDEHHGGDIGRMMERMMAEAEQMYGSMEEALANLASRGEQEHSFTRLSPASEHVAFAVGLGADGAVNTEVVSEPFRTEELSDAVTFEVEFTNRYYDGADFTVTPSDDEFPYYCTIRPAFQYDELSDQELLEKVVAEDGFMIDFYATTGVYEYENENVWLTDTGYLVLVFGWADGAATTNIHRFPFRTLEPNIPPSECRFDVEVTGLTSRSATVAITPSDETSVYMWDLIADADYQQFKGNMKQYVTDYVAADIESLDYNRERGVGGNIFSKMLEPGTTYYVWAACIDEFGKPAADVVVSAPFETLPNQVSDAGVSAVIGKYFNGDDLYALDSEKYASGRGMAYVEVTFSANDEAVVWYGTMVKEDPSDPTGAISDAEIAETLVASGTWCPTGKLYWCEWDAEYTVLGVAIGSDDNSGPVLRLSKTFTKEGASPVSEFVEPASAAAQYIYNAPFVRYDASVKVYRERAQR; from the coding sequence ATGAAAAAAAATTTATTCTTTTCGACACTCTTGCTGGTGACGGCGGTCCTCATGGGAGGATGCCGGCAAGAGGAGCCAAAGACGGCTCCTCCGACCCTCTCCATCGAGCCTGCCGAAGCGCTCGTCTTCGAGGCGACCGGAGGGACGCGGGTGATTGCCGTCACGACGAATCAGGATACGTGGCGTGTGCTTTCCGACCAGACGTGGTGTGTCGCGCAGGCAGCGGATGATGCGAGCTTCACGGTGACTGCGGGTATCAACGAGAGTCCGGACGATATGCCGCGGGCGAAAGTGACGGTTACTGCGGGGACGGGAAATAATGCCAGGACCGTCGTTCTGGAGGTGTACCAGCGGGGTGCGGAAGAGGTGGTGCCTGAGGAGCCGCCTTTCGGGATAACCCTCTCCAACATTACGGCTACCGGGGTTGATATGCGGGTCGTTCCGCTCGATGCGGCGGGCAGCTATTACTTCGACGTAATCGCCAAGGCCACCCTCGACGAACACCACGGCGGAGATATAGGCCGGATGATGGAGCGTATGATGGCGGAGGCCGAGCAGATGTACGGGAGCATGGAGGAGGCGCTCGCCAACCTTGCTTCACGGGGGGAGCAGGAGCATTCCTTCACGAGGCTCTCGCCGGCCAGCGAACATGTGGCTTTCGCCGTGGGGCTCGGAGCCGACGGTGCGGTGAATACGGAGGTGGTCAGCGAACCGTTCCGGACGGAGGAGCTCTCCGATGCGGTGACTTTCGAGGTGGAGTTCACGAACCGTTATTACGACGGCGCGGACTTTACCGTGACGCCTTCCGACGATGAATTTCCGTACTATTGTACGATACGTCCCGCCTTCCAGTACGACGAGCTCTCCGACCAGGAGCTGCTCGAAAAGGTGGTCGCCGAGGACGGTTTCATGATAGATTTCTATGCGACGACAGGTGTTTACGAATATGAGAACGAAAACGTATGGCTGACCGATACGGGTTATCTCGTGTTGGTGTTCGGATGGGCCGACGGCGCAGCGACCACCAACATCCACCGTTTCCCGTTCCGTACGCTCGAACCGAATATCCCGCCATCGGAGTGCCGTTTCGACGTGGAGGTAACCGGACTTACTTCGCGCAGCGCGACCGTTGCGATAACCCCTTCGGACGAAACGTCGGTCTATATGTGGGACCTGATAGCGGATGCCGATTACCAACAGTTCAAAGGGAACATGAAACAGTATGTGACGGATTATGTGGCAGCTGATATCGAATCGCTCGACTACAACCGCGAACGGGGTGTGGGAGGCAACATCTTCTCCAAGATGCTTGAGCCCGGAACCACCTATTACGTCTGGGCCGCCTGCATCGACGAGTTCGGGAAGCCTGCGGCGGACGTCGTCGTCAGCGCCCCCTTCGAGACGCTGCCCAATCAGGTGAGCGATGCCGGGGTGAGCGCCGTTATCGGCAAATATTTCAACGGCGACGACCTTTATGCCCTCGATTCCGAAAAGTATGCCTCCGGTCGGGGAATGGCCTATGTGGAGGTGACGTTCAGCGCCAATGACGAGGCTGTGGTATGGTACGGCACGATGGTGAAGGAGGACCCCTCCGACCCGACAGGGGCCATTTCCGATGCTGAGATAGCCGAAACCCTCGTGGCGTCCGGTACCTGGTGCCCGACGGGCAAACTCTATTGGTGCGAATGGGATGCGGAGTACACCGTGCTCGGCGTGGCCATTGGCAGCGACGACAACAGCGGGCCCGTACTGCGGCTCAGCAAAACTTTCACGAAGGAGGGGGCTTCGCCCGTTTCCGAATTCGTGGAACCCGCATCCGCGGCGGCTCAGTATATTTACAACGCTCCGTTCGTGCGTTACGATGCTTCGGTGAAAGTCTACCGGGAACGCGCGCAGAGATAG
- a CDS encoding S24 family peptidase produces the protein MLLDDWQRIEKIVRWTGLSVNSFALSIGLNRGENLYRIKRGDNGISKELAELIAARYPEISRAWIITGEGGMFIGNTEERNLIPAYDIDALTLAGMERFPEASYVLSLPRAEHVTFAALMLNKAMEPEIPVGATLLLSETEESALIPGYPYLVVSDRVTAVRNVFRNPEAGTLRLRAANPAFGDIEVEPYRLRKLFLVRGHIHYNR, from the coding sequence ATGTTGCTGGACGACTGGCAGAGAATAGAGAAAATAGTCCGTTGGACGGGACTTTCGGTCAACTCGTTCGCCCTGAGTATCGGGCTGAACAGGGGCGAAAACCTCTACCGGATAAAACGGGGCGACAACGGCATCAGCAAGGAGCTCGCCGAACTGATAGCGGCCAGGTATCCGGAGATAAGCCGCGCATGGATAATCACCGGCGAAGGCGGGATGTTCATCGGCAACACGGAGGAGCGGAATCTGATTCCGGCCTACGACATCGACGCCTTGACGCTGGCGGGCATGGAACGGTTTCCCGAGGCGTCATACGTCCTTTCGCTGCCCAGAGCGGAACATGTGACATTCGCGGCACTGATGCTGAACAAGGCGATGGAACCGGAAATTCCGGTGGGTGCCACGCTGCTGCTGTCGGAAACGGAGGAGAGTGCGCTGATACCGGGCTATCCCTATCTCGTCGTAAGCGACAGGGTGACCGCCGTCCGCAACGTATTCCGCAATCCGGAGGCCGGAACGCTCCGTCTCCGCGCAGCCAATCCCGCTTTCGGCGACATCGAAGTGGAACCGTACCGGCTGCGGAAACTGTTCCTCGTCAGGGGACACATACATTACAACCGTTAG